From Rubrivirga sp. SAORIC476, a single genomic window includes:
- a CDS encoding TonB-dependent receptor, whose protein sequence is MRFACLLVALTAPLVSAQTLTGRVVDAVTQATLPGANVAVLGADDALIGGAAADLDGAFAIEGLAPGTYRVRASFVGYDTRVLADVVIQGSRPTFVLFELREAAAGLEDEVVVTAGFFEDEPDAPVSVAVLGPEEIRRTPGGQNDISRSLLALPGVSSGVDNRNDLLVRGGGPSENAYIVDGIEIPQINHFATQGAAGGALGLLNVDFIREATFYTGGFPVRYGDAASSVLVVENRPGSPETLAGDFTVGATEAALSLDGASGPDFNWTFSARRSYLQLLFELIGLPIRPAYWDFQSRVEYTPTDADRLVYFGIWAVDDFGIIQPTDPDDFEGREIASRVLDNDQRSYTQGVSWRRLFKNGFVTTAVSRSYQEFFFDDLDEAGVPLLSSDAEEAAWRLRSDADLRLAPGLTLGVGGGASRETVASEFFQRATPATPFPTDLTFSTDLGLWKGFGYGQITAQALDGRLALTAGVRADATDFLDETAVVSPRVSASFDLTDKLEVSAAVGRFTQSPELVSLAVQEDGAYVNRSLRWIDVGQVVGGLAVTPVPSLRLAAEGYYKAYGDYPVSASDPRVSLANLGGDFGVVGAEPLTSEGDGRAYGLEVSAQKRLTSRFYGLGSYTLGWSEFTGADGVYKPSAWDVRHSVSMSGGVRLGGWEVGTRVTAQSGRPFTPFDLAASEAEYALSRRGVPDFDRLNSERTPAYARIDLRVDRRFALGRRVNGVVYLDIQNVLDRENVFALQYTEDPAVPDRLREQTNVGRLPTIGFSVEF, encoded by the coding sequence ATGCGTTTCGCCTGCCTCCTGGTCGCCCTCACGGCGCCGCTCGTCTCCGCCCAGACGCTCACCGGCCGCGTCGTCGACGCGGTGACGCAGGCGACGCTGCCCGGCGCGAACGTGGCCGTCCTCGGTGCCGATGACGCCCTCATCGGCGGCGCGGCAGCCGACCTCGACGGCGCCTTCGCCATCGAGGGGCTCGCGCCCGGGACGTACCGCGTCCGGGCGTCGTTCGTCGGCTACGACACCCGGGTCCTGGCCGATGTGGTGATCCAGGGGAGCCGGCCCACGTTCGTCCTGTTCGAACTGCGCGAGGCGGCGGCCGGTCTGGAAGACGAGGTGGTGGTGACGGCGGGCTTCTTCGAGGACGAGCCCGACGCGCCGGTCTCGGTCGCCGTGCTCGGGCCGGAGGAGATCCGCCGGACGCCCGGCGGGCAGAACGACATCTCGCGCTCGCTCCTCGCGCTGCCGGGCGTGTCGAGCGGCGTCGACAACCGCAACGACCTGCTGGTGCGCGGCGGCGGGCCGAGCGAGAACGCCTACATCGTCGACGGCATCGAAATCCCGCAGATCAACCACTTCGCGACGCAGGGCGCGGCGGGCGGCGCCCTCGGGCTCTTGAACGTCGACTTCATCCGCGAGGCGACGTTCTACACGGGCGGCTTCCCGGTCCGCTACGGCGACGCCGCGTCGTCGGTGCTCGTGGTCGAGAACCGGCCCGGCAGCCCGGAGACGCTGGCGGGCGACTTCACCGTGGGCGCGACCGAGGCGGCGCTGTCGCTCGACGGCGCGTCCGGCCCCGACTTCAACTGGACGTTCTCGGCCCGCCGGAGCTACCTCCAGCTGCTGTTCGAGCTGATCGGCCTGCCCATCCGCCCGGCCTACTGGGACTTCCAGAGCCGCGTCGAGTACACGCCCACCGACGCCGACCGACTCGTCTACTTCGGGATCTGGGCCGTCGACGACTTCGGCATCATCCAGCCGACCGACCCGGACGACTTCGAGGGGCGGGAGATCGCGTCGCGCGTGCTCGACAACGACCAGCGGAGCTACACGCAGGGCGTCTCGTGGCGGCGCCTCTTCAAGAACGGCTTCGTCACGACGGCCGTCAGCCGGAGCTACCAGGAGTTCTTCTTCGACGACCTGGACGAGGCGGGTGTCCCGCTGCTCTCCAGCGACGCCGAGGAGGCCGCCTGGCGGCTCCGCTCGGACGCCGACCTGCGCCTCGCGCCCGGCCTGACGCTGGGCGTCGGCGGCGGGGCCTCGCGCGAGACCGTCGCCTCGGAGTTCTTCCAGCGCGCCACGCCCGCGACGCCCTTCCCCACCGACCTCACGTTCTCGACCGACCTCGGCCTGTGGAAGGGGTTCGGCTACGGCCAGATCACGGCCCAGGCCCTCGACGGGCGGCTGGCGCTCACCGCCGGCGTCCGCGCCGACGCGACGGACTTCCTGGACGAGACGGCGGTCGTGTCGCCCCGTGTCAGCGCGTCGTTCGACCTGACGGACAAGCTGGAGGTGAGCGCGGCCGTCGGCCGGTTCACCCAGTCGCCCGAGCTGGTGTCGCTGGCGGTGCAGGAGGACGGCGCGTACGTCAACCGGTCGCTGCGCTGGATCGACGTGGGGCAGGTGGTCGGCGGGCTGGCGGTGACGCCGGTGCCGAGCCTGCGGCTGGCGGCGGAGGGCTACTACAAGGCCTACGGCGACTACCCGGTCTCGGCGAGCGACCCGCGCGTCTCGCTCGCCAACCTGGGCGGCGACTTCGGCGTGGTCGGCGCGGAACCGCTGACCTCGGAGGGCGACGGCCGCGCCTACGGCCTGGAGGTGTCGGCCCAGAAACGGCTCACGTCGCGGTTCTACGGGCTGGGCAGCTACACGCTGGGCTGGAGCGAGTTCACCGGCGCCGACGGCGTCTACAAGCCGAGCGCGTGGGACGTGCGCCACAGCGTCTCGATGTCGGGCGGCGTGCGGCTCGGCGGCTGGGAGGTCGGGACGCGCGTGACGGCGCAGTCGGGGCGCCCGTTCACGCCGTTTGACCTGGCGGCCTCGGAGGCCGAGTACGCCCTGTCGCGGCGCGGCGTCCCGGACTTCGACCGCCTCAACTCGGAGCGGACGCCCGCCTACGCCCGCATCGACCTGCGCGTGGACCGCCGGTTCGCGCTGGGACGCCGCGTCAACGGCGTCGTCTACCTCGACATCCAGAATGTGCTCGACCGCGAGAACGTGTTCGCGCTCCAGTACACCGAGGACCCGGCCGTGCCCGACCGCCTGCGCGAGCAGACCAACGTCGGCCGCCTGCCGACTATCGGATTCAGCGTCGAGTTCTGA
- a CDS encoding M23 family metallopeptidase, with amino-acid sequence MRVLFPLLLAVVGCGPDLTPLGPAPAPSVRYAESLREAGLDSTRLGRAWAEAEATALDAPVALDLPSGPALTAEAGAVAAAGWELDLRQGEVLAIEVAPALADSARAFVDLFAADSTRERLGGWEVSRDTLRIEWRAERDEAVVLLVRAELLAEGTVSVAVRTDPSLAFPVAGVDQGAIRSRWGADRDGGARRHEGIDIFAERGTPVVAGLAGRVSRVQETPIGGRVVWLQTDLGSLYYAHLDRQLVEAGTRVAVGDTLGEIGNTGNAETTPPHLHFGIYGRDGAVDPEPFVVGRRPAPRTARPLDLGAEPGELRTRR; translated from the coding sequence ATGCGCGTGCTCTTCCCTCTCCTGCTCGCCGTCGTCGGCTGCGGCCCCGACCTCACCCCGCTGGGCCCGGCGCCTGCGCCGTCCGTGCGCTACGCCGAGTCGCTTCGCGAGGCCGGGCTCGACTCGACCCGCCTCGGTCGGGCCTGGGCCGAGGCGGAGGCCACTGCGCTCGACGCGCCGGTCGCCCTGGACCTGCCCTCCGGTCCGGCGCTCACCGCCGAGGCCGGGGCCGTCGCGGCCGCTGGCTGGGAACTCGACCTGCGGCAGGGCGAGGTGCTGGCCATCGAGGTCGCGCCCGCGCTCGCCGACTCCGCCCGGGCCTTCGTGGACCTGTTCGCGGCCGACTCCACGCGCGAGCGGCTGGGGGGATGGGAGGTCTCACGCGATACGCTCCGAATCGAGTGGCGGGCAGAGCGCGACGAGGCCGTCGTGCTCTTGGTCCGGGCCGAACTGCTCGCCGAGGGCACCGTCTCCGTCGCCGTGCGGACCGACCCGTCGCTCGCCTTTCCGGTCGCGGGCGTCGACCAGGGGGCCATCCGAAGCCGGTGGGGGGCCGACCGCGACGGGGGCGCGCGTCGCCACGAGGGCATCGACATCTTCGCCGAGCGGGGGACGCCGGTGGTCGCGGGGCTGGCAGGACGTGTCTCGCGTGTGCAGGAGACGCCGATCGGCGGGCGCGTCGTCTGGCTCCAGACCGACCTCGGGTCGCTCTACTACGCCCACCTCGACCGCCAACTCGTCGAGGCCGGGACGCGCGTGGCGGTCGGCGACACGCTGGGGGAGATCGGCAACACGGGCAACGCGGAGACCACGCCGCCGCACCTCCACTTCGGCATCTACGGCCGCGACGGGGCCGTCGACCCCGAGCCGTTCGTCGTCGGGCGGCGTCCGGCGCCGCGAACTGCCCGGCCACTCGATCTCGGCGCCGAGCCGGGCGAGCTCAGAACTCGACGCTGA